The following coding sequences are from one Pusillimonas sp. DMV24BSW_D window:
- the purL gene encoding phosphoribosylformylglycinamidine synthase → MRVSSPLEQARLTVNSFLHFLGSSVLSDFRRERLLQTFSRLKLPVANIDGFYEHFVWVDQPLDSAGEARLTQLLDYGVQEPAFSEDKRTLILRVIPRPGTVSPWASKATDIAHNCGLHAVRRIERGIRYVIQPAKGLLGTQSVSEEQLAQIAACLHDRMTETVVDAQFEGQALFASLPGKPMALIPVLEHGRAALEQANKELGLALSDDEIEYLEQSFKGLKRNPTDVELMMFAQANSEHCRHKIFNAQWVINGEPQNNTLFGMIRATHAAQPAGTVVAYSDNAAIMEGGKATLFHVASSNGAMVYGSHSATVHTLMKVETHNHPTAIAPFPGAATGAGGEIRDEGATGRGSKPKAGLTGFTVSHLHFEEAPEPWEQDTHGRPDRIASALDIMVDGPLGGAAFNNEFGRPNLLGYFRSYEQTVADVRWGYHKPIMIAGGLGYIDDRLTHKDPIPPGALLVQLGGPGMRIGMGGSAASSMGVGSNTAELDFDSVQRGNPEIERRAQEVIDRCWQLGAANPIIAIHDVGAGGLSNAFPELVNDAERGAVFDLTQVHLEESGLSAAEIWSNEAQERYVLAIAPKDLDRFDALAKRERCPYAVVGVATEERQLKVTLGEDLPHPVDVPIDVILGKPPRMTRDVQRETLETPAVDLPLITLEEATQRVLRHPTVANKTFLITIGDRTVGGLSSRDQMVGPWQVPVADCAVTLSDFESTRGEAMAMGERTPIAVMNAPASGRMSVAEALTNLVAADVRALTDIKLSANWMAACGSKGQDAALYDTVSAVSEWCQALDLSIPVGKDSLSMRTSWREDEQDREVMAPVSLIVTAFAPVADVRRSLTPQLRTDAGDTALILIDLGKGQQRMGGSVLAHSFNQVGNEVPDIDDAVMMRAFFEAIRLLADDNHILAYHDRSDGGLWATICEMAFAGHTGVSLNLDMLTIDPYAADWGDYKIRPEQVAVQRDEITLKALFNEEAGAVIQVPLAERNTVLQKLREKGLSPYSHVIGGLNQADEIQIFRDGKCIYQQGWRDLAQQWSEVSRRIMNRRDHPECAQAEFDVWQNREDPGFQPKVAFDPQEDIAAPYISKGARPAMAILREQGCNSHIEMAWAFDKAGFETHDVHMTDLLAGRTDLADFTGLVAVGGFSYGDVLGAGEGWARTIRFNDNLAEQFTRFFEREDSFGLGVCNGCQMMAALADMIPGAENWPRFTRNQSEKYEARLTMVEIPESPSLFLQGMAGLQAPIAVAHGEGFANFERQGSIQDVNVAMRYVDNQGIATDTYPYNPNGSPGGVAGVTTEDGRFTIMMPHPERVTRNVMMSWAPTRWGNHDTGGEFTPWLRLFRNARMRLG, encoded by the coding sequence ATGCGTGTTTCTTCTCCTCTTGAACAAGCGCGTCTCACTGTGAATTCCTTTTTGCATTTCCTCGGCTCTTCTGTTCTGTCTGATTTTCGTCGCGAACGCCTGCTGCAAACTTTTTCCCGTCTGAAGTTGCCTGTTGCCAATATCGACGGCTTTTACGAGCATTTTGTTTGGGTCGATCAGCCGCTTGATTCCGCCGGTGAGGCGCGTTTAACCCAGTTGCTCGATTACGGCGTTCAAGAACCGGCTTTCAGTGAAGATAAACGCACCCTGATATTACGTGTCATTCCCCGTCCGGGTACGGTTTCCCCCTGGGCCAGCAAAGCAACCGACATTGCGCACAATTGTGGGTTACACGCTGTGAGGCGCATTGAACGCGGGATTCGTTATGTAATTCAGCCTGCGAAAGGGTTACTGGGCACACAGTCTGTTTCGGAAGAGCAACTGGCCCAAATTGCAGCTTGTTTGCACGACCGCATGACCGAAACGGTTGTAGACGCGCAGTTTGAAGGGCAGGCTTTATTTGCCTCGCTACCCGGCAAACCCATGGCGTTGATCCCCGTGCTGGAACACGGCAGGGCGGCGCTGGAACAGGCGAACAAAGAATTGGGTCTGGCGCTTTCCGATGACGAAATTGAATACCTGGAACAGTCTTTTAAGGGCCTGAAACGTAACCCGACCGACGTTGAGCTGATGATGTTCGCCCAGGCGAACAGCGAACACTGTCGTCATAAGATTTTCAATGCGCAGTGGGTTATTAACGGCGAACCTCAGAACAACACCTTGTTCGGCATGATTCGTGCCACACATGCGGCGCAACCGGCCGGCACCGTGGTGGCCTATTCCGATAACGCCGCCATTATGGAAGGTGGCAAGGCCACGCTCTTTCACGTGGCGTCGTCTAACGGCGCTATGGTTTATGGCTCTCATTCTGCCACGGTGCACACCTTAATGAAGGTGGAAACGCATAATCATCCCACGGCGATTGCACCCTTTCCCGGCGCCGCAACCGGGGCAGGTGGCGAAATTCGCGATGAAGGGGCCACGGGGCGTGGCTCCAAGCCTAAGGCCGGTCTTACCGGGTTTACGGTTTCGCATTTGCATTTCGAAGAGGCGCCTGAGCCTTGGGAGCAAGACACCCATGGTCGCCCCGACCGTATTGCCAGTGCGCTGGACATCATGGTTGACGGCCCTTTGGGCGGCGCCGCATTCAATAATGAATTCGGTCGCCCAAATTTGTTGGGCTATTTCCGTAGTTATGAACAAACCGTTGCCGACGTTCGTTGGGGTTATCACAAGCCCATTATGATTGCCGGTGGCTTGGGCTATATCGACGACCGTCTCACACACAAAGATCCCATTCCCCCTGGCGCGTTGTTGGTTCAGTTAGGTGGCCCGGGCATGCGCATTGGCATGGGGGGCAGTGCAGCGTCGAGTATGGGGGTAGGTTCGAACACCGCCGAACTGGATTTCGATTCCGTACAACGGGGCAACCCGGAAATTGAACGGCGCGCGCAAGAAGTCATTGACCGCTGCTGGCAATTGGGCGCGGCCAACCCTATTATTGCGATTCACGATGTGGGCGCAGGGGGGTTGTCGAATGCCTTCCCCGAATTGGTGAACGACGCTGAGCGCGGTGCTGTGTTCGATTTAACCCAGGTGCATCTGGAAGAAAGTGGCTTGTCGGCGGCTGAAATCTGGAGTAACGAAGCCCAAGAGCGTTACGTGCTGGCTATTGCGCCTAAGGACCTTGATCGCTTTGATGCGCTGGCCAAACGAGAACGCTGCCCGTATGCGGTGGTGGGGGTGGCAACCGAAGAGCGTCAGTTGAAAGTGACGCTGGGGGAAGACCTGCCACATCCGGTAGATGTGCCTATTGACGTCATCTTGGGTAAACCACCCCGTATGACGCGTGATGTGCAACGCGAAACACTCGAAACCCCCGCCGTTGATTTACCGCTGATTACGCTGGAAGAGGCTACGCAACGTGTGTTGCGACACCCAACAGTGGCCAATAAAACATTCTTGATTACCATTGGTGACCGTACCGTGGGTGGCCTAAGCAGCCGGGATCAAATGGTGGGCCCGTGGCAGGTGCCGGTGGCCGACTGCGCGGTCACGTTAAGTGATTTTGAAAGCACACGGGGCGAGGCGATGGCGATGGGTGAACGCACCCCCATTGCAGTCATGAACGCGCCGGCGTCGGGGCGTATGTCGGTGGCCGAAGCGCTGACCAACTTGGTGGCGGCCGATGTGCGTGCCTTAACCGACATCAAACTATCCGCCAACTGGATGGCCGCTTGCGGCTCAAAAGGGCAGGACGCCGCGTTGTACGATACGGTTTCAGCCGTGAGTGAATGGTGTCAGGCGCTCGACTTGTCCATTCCCGTGGGTAAAGATTCATTGTCGATGCGCACTTCGTGGCGTGAAGATGAGCAGGATCGCGAAGTCATGGCGCCTGTTTCGCTGATCGTCACGGCATTTGCGCCGGTGGCCGACGTACGCCGTAGCCTGACCCCTCAGTTAAGAACCGACGCCGGCGATACGGCACTCATTCTGATTGACCTGGGCAAAGGTCAACAACGCATGGGTGGCTCTGTGTTGGCGCACTCGTTCAACCAGGTCGGCAACGAGGTGCCGGATATCGATGACGCAGTCATGATGCGTGCCTTCTTCGAAGCCATTCGTTTGCTGGCCGACGACAACCATATTCTGGCGTATCACGACCGCTCTGACGGCGGTTTGTGGGCCACGATTTGTGAAATGGCGTTTGCCGGGCACACTGGGGTGTCACTGAATCTGGACATGCTTACGATTGATCCGTATGCGGCTGATTGGGGTGATTACAAAATTCGTCCTGAACAAGTCGCGGTGCAGCGTGATGAAATCACGCTGAAAGCCTTGTTCAATGAAGAAGCCGGTGCTGTTATTCAGGTGCCGTTGGCCGAGCGTAATACGGTTTTACAGAAATTGCGCGAAAAGGGCCTGTCGCCCTACAGCCACGTTATCGGCGGCTTGAATCAGGCAGACGAAATCCAGATTTTCCGTGATGGCAAATGCATATACCAGCAGGGTTGGCGCGATCTGGCACAACAATGGAGCGAGGTCAGCCGCCGTATTATGAACCGGCGCGATCATCCTGAATGCGCGCAAGCGGAATTCGACGTTTGGCAAAACCGGGAAGACCCAGGCTTTCAGCCCAAGGTGGCCTTCGACCCTCAGGAAGACATCGCTGCGCCGTATATCTCCAAAGGCGCAAGGCCGGCCATGGCTATTTTGCGCGAACAAGGTTGCAACAGTCATATCGAGATGGCCTGGGCGTTCGACAAGGCCGGGTTTGAAACGCATGATGTCCATATGACTGACCTGCTGGCCGGGCGCACCGACCTGGCCGATTTCACCGGCCTGGTGGCCGTGGGCGGCTTCAGCTATGGCGACGTGCTGGGCGCCGGGGAAGGGTGGGCGCGTACCATTCGTTTCAATGACAACCTGGCTGAACAATTCACCCGTTTCTTTGAGCGTGAAGATTCGTTTGGTTTGGGCGTGTGCAATGGCTGCCAAATGATGGCGGCCCTGGCCGATATGATTCCAGGCGCGGAAAATTGGCCTCGCTTTACCCGCAACCAGTCGGAAAAATACGAAGCCCGTTTAACCATGGTGGAAATTCCCGAATCGCCTTCGCTATTTCTGCAAGGTATGGCGGGCTTGCAAGCACCAATTGCGGTCGCGCACGGCGAAGGCTTTGCCAATTTCGAGCGTCAGGGCAGTATTCAAGATGTAAACGTGGCCATGCGCTATGTGGATAACCAGGGCATTGCCACGGATACCTATCCGTACAACCCGAACGGCAGCCCCGGCGGCGTGGCTGGTGTTACTACTGAAGATGGTCGTTTCACCATTATGATGCCGCACCCCGAGCGCGTGACGCGTAATGTCATGATGTCCTGGGCGCCCACACGGTGGGGAAATCACGACACCGGGGGTGAATTTACACCCTGGCTGCGTCTGTTCCGCAACGCGCGTATGCGTTTAGGCTAG
- the greB gene encoding transcription elongation factor GreB encodes MNKAFVKESDHDDDDDLGPEAIALPQGSKNYMTKSGYQRLRAELAHLMNEERPNVVQVVSWAASNGDRSENGDYIYGKKRLREIDRRIRFLTKRLEAAEVVDPALQPNRDQVFFGATVLYCDKAGTDHRVTIVGVDEADPLNGMISWISPVARALLKAREGDTITLRTPAGLDELDILEVIYPEPA; translated from the coding sequence ATGAATAAAGCATTTGTTAAAGAATCCGATCACGATGATGACGACGACTTGGGGCCGGAAGCCATTGCCTTGCCTCAGGGCAGCAAAAATTACATGACCAAGTCGGGATATCAGCGCTTGCGTGCCGAATTGGCCCATTTAATGAACGAAGAGCGCCCTAATGTCGTTCAGGTGGTTTCCTGGGCGGCGTCGAACGGTGACCGTTCGGAAAATGGTGACTATATCTATGGCAAGAAACGTTTGCGCGAAATCGATCGCCGTATTCGTTTTTTAACCAAGCGGCTTGAAGCGGCCGAGGTCGTAGACCCGGCTTTGCAACCTAATCGCGATCAGGTTTTCTTCGGTGCTACTGTGCTGTATTGCGATAAAGCGGGTACAGACCACCGGGTCACCATTGTGGGGGTAGACGAAGCCGACCCGCTTAACGGCATGATTAGCTGGATATCTCCGGTTGCACGTGCGTTGCTTAAAGCGCGGGAGGGCGACACCATTACTTTGCGCACCCCGGCCGGGCTTGATGAGCTTGATATTCTGGAAGTCATTTACCCCGAACCGGCTTAG
- a CDS encoding type II secretion system F family protein, with product MTFWLSCLFAGLSLAVSTWWLFRPWADTVQQNANSAFSSKESGQGVARLLRYLDPWVVALEPLGRQLLGWRGRKKLMLRLQRAGLSGSWTPERITAYRLLGLGVGVVIGFVVGRILGLSGAFETWLAALTTGGAGAAAPGYFLKRLTSHRQRRMLVDFPFLLDMVTLCVEAGLNLQGALQQASQHGPSGPLLELLRITLAELRTGTPRHEALSSLAHRSGLPEIKQWVQTLEQAEQMGMNLAPVLRAQSDQRRAERFLRAEKMALQAPVKMLFPMVVCIFPCTFLIIGFPIAIKFFAGVV from the coding sequence ATGACATTCTGGTTAAGCTGTTTGTTTGCGGGCCTGAGCCTGGCGGTGTCGACATGGTGGTTGTTTCGGCCTTGGGCTGACACTGTTCAGCAAAACGCCAATTCTGCTTTTTCATCAAAAGAAAGCGGGCAGGGCGTTGCACGATTGTTACGCTACCTCGATCCCTGGGTGGTTGCGTTGGAACCACTGGGGCGGCAGTTGTTGGGGTGGCGTGGGCGCAAGAAACTCATGCTGCGTTTGCAGCGCGCCGGGTTGTCCGGTTCATGGACACCGGAGCGAATCACAGCCTATCGCTTACTGGGTTTGGGTGTAGGCGTGGTAATCGGGTTCGTGGTAGGGCGCATCTTGGGTTTGTCCGGAGCGTTTGAAACGTGGTTGGCGGCTTTAACAACCGGCGGAGCCGGTGCGGCCGCACCGGGCTATTTTTTAAAGCGTTTAACCTCCCATCGACAACGCCGGATGTTGGTGGACTTTCCTTTTTTGCTGGACATGGTCACGCTTTGCGTAGAAGCAGGGTTGAATTTGCAAGGCGCGTTGCAACAGGCGTCACAACATGGGCCGTCGGGCCCATTGCTTGAATTGTTGCGAATTACGCTGGCTGAATTGCGTACAGGTACACCACGTCATGAGGCGTTGAGCTCATTGGCGCATCGATCGGGTTTACCGGAAATCAAGCAATGGGTGCAAACTTTGGAGCAAGCCGAACAGATGGGCATGAATCTGGCACCAGTCTTACGTGCTCAGTCCGATCAGCGTCGTGCCGAGCGGTTCCTGCGGGCAGAAAAAATGGCCTTGCAGGCGCCGGTAAAAATGCTGTTCCCCATGGTGGTGTGCATTTTTCCTTGTACGTTTTTAATTATTGGCTTTCCGATCGCAATAAAATTTTTTGCGGGTGTCGTATGA
- a CDS encoding type II secretion system F family protein, with the protein METLTIIFTGIAFTGVAWFVQAGLRFAYSRYRAGFTDQAHIQLSEVFLFLDPVQLWFLTVFVAAALGLVAYGLMQSIALTLIISGVALFCPPWLMRWLRQRRHARFECQLPDLLLSLAGALRAGAGLQSALQTIVTQSPAPLAQELGLVLKEQRVGVPLEQALSSLRRRMPGEGTQLLVSALTIALHTGGNLAETLERIGHTLRARLHLLGRIDALTAQGRMQAWVMAGLPLLLGLVLTGLEPDAMQVLWHTPLGWGVLMLVSVLEISGIFLIRKIVRIQV; encoded by the coding sequence ATGGAGACGCTAACCATTATTTTTACGGGGATTGCCTTTACTGGTGTGGCCTGGTTCGTGCAAGCGGGGCTGAGGTTTGCTTATTCACGTTATCGCGCCGGCTTTACCGACCAGGCGCATATTCAATTGAGTGAAGTTTTTTTATTTCTGGATCCTGTGCAGCTTTGGTTTTTAACGGTGTTTGTGGCCGCGGCGTTAGGATTGGTGGCATACGGACTGATGCAAAGTATTGCCCTGACATTGATTATCAGCGGTGTTGCATTATTTTGCCCCCCCTGGTTAATGCGCTGGCTGCGTCAACGCCGCCACGCTCGGTTCGAATGTCAATTACCGGATCTTCTATTAAGTCTGGCAGGTGCGTTGCGTGCCGGGGCTGGTTTGCAGTCGGCACTGCAAACGATAGTGACGCAATCGCCTGCGCCGTTAGCCCAGGAATTGGGGCTGGTGCTGAAAGAACAAAGAGTGGGGGTGCCGCTGGAGCAAGCATTATCCAGTTTGCGGCGGCGTATGCCCGGTGAAGGCACACAATTACTTGTGTCCGCGTTGACTATTGCCTTGCATACCGGGGGAAACCTTGCCGAAACGCTTGAACGTATCGGCCACACTTTACGCGCACGTTTACATTTGCTTGGCCGCATTGATGCCTTAACTGCACAGGGCCGAATGCAAGCCTGGGTGATGGCAGGCTTGCCGTTGCTGCTGGGTCTGGTTTTAACCGGGCTCGAGCCAGACGCCATGCAGGTGTTGTGGCACACGCCTCTTGGGTGGGGCGTGCTGATGTTGGTCAGTGTGCTGGAAATAAGTGGCATTTTCCTTATTCGTAAGATCGTCAGGATTCAGGTATGA
- a CDS encoding ATPase, T2SS/T4P/T4SS family: MKIELTIHYEDGRTQKVHYDLPLIIGRDAASGLCLKGWRVARQHARIIGVGDTAHLEDSGSLAGTLVNGKRAGPQTALQNGDEIIIGPCLIEVGRITLEPALRYEAPVTPTQPRNKVETGPAITNTDVGPNAKPAIDSESDVDTVVLPDASIVQSRLLLQRQKLHRLLLEALDLRRRDISALSDTALRDEARAIVTRLVDAEQSVLPVTQRAQLVNDVVNEAVGLGPLESLLSDRGITEIMVNRHDEIFVERSGKLQRHATVFSSEQAVLAVIDRIVSPIGRRIDESAPMVDARLKDGSRVNAVIPPIALRGASLTIRKFPERRLAMEDLLRVGALSEPMSRFLQACVTYRRNILVSGGTGSGKTTLLNVLSNGIPDGERIVTIEDSAELKLAHAHLVTLEARPANLEGRGRIDIRDLVRNALRMRPDRIVVGECRGAEAFDMLAAMNTGHEGSLTTLHANTARDALGRLETMILMAGMDLPLAAVREHIAGSIDLIVQQARLASGRRLITAIVEVTGIESGRIQTQTLFEFQPGNPPVFQGCGLIPECFSAQMQHDAGLEPAVFSARTIANESTGVLSNEGA, translated from the coding sequence ATGAAAATTGAACTTACTATTCACTATGAAGATGGTCGAACGCAGAAAGTACATTACGATCTGCCCTTAATAATTGGTCGGGATGCCGCTTCAGGACTGTGTTTGAAAGGGTGGCGTGTTGCACGTCAACATGCCCGTATTATTGGCGTCGGGGATACGGCACATCTGGAAGATTCAGGCTCACTGGCCGGCACGCTGGTCAACGGTAAGCGCGCGGGTCCGCAAACGGCTTTGCAGAATGGCGACGAGATCATTATTGGCCCATGCCTTATCGAAGTAGGGCGTATTACTCTCGAACCTGCTTTAAGGTATGAAGCGCCCGTAACGCCGACTCAGCCGCGAAACAAGGTGGAAACTGGGCCAGCCATAACAAATACAGACGTCGGTCCGAACGCCAAGCCGGCTATCGACTCAGAATCCGATGTTGACACAGTGGTTCTGCCGGACGCTTCAATCGTTCAATCACGCTTGCTGCTTCAACGACAAAAATTGCATCGCTTGTTGCTGGAAGCACTCGATTTGCGGCGGCGTGACATTTCCGCGTTAAGCGATACGGCATTGCGTGACGAGGCTCGTGCCATCGTTACGCGTTTGGTCGACGCAGAACAGAGTGTGCTGCCGGTAACGCAACGGGCGCAGCTTGTGAACGATGTCGTGAACGAAGCAGTGGGTTTGGGGCCGCTTGAAAGTTTGCTGTCCGATCGTGGAATCACGGAGATTATGGTGAATCGTCACGATGAAATTTTTGTTGAACGATCCGGGAAACTGCAACGTCATGCCACTGTATTCAGCAGTGAGCAAGCCGTATTGGCTGTCATTGATCGCATTGTGTCGCCCATTGGCCGCCGTATAGACGAAAGCGCGCCGATGGTGGACGCCCGGTTGAAAGACGGATCGCGGGTGAATGCGGTGATACCGCCCATTGCCTTGCGGGGTGCCAGTTTAACCATTCGCAAATTTCCCGAGCGCCGCTTGGCGATGGAAGACCTTCTGCGGGTTGGGGCGCTGAGCGAACCCATGAGTCGTTTTCTGCAGGCCTGTGTGACATACCGGCGCAATATTCTTGTGTCCGGCGGGACGGGTTCGGGCAAGACAACACTGCTGAATGTATTGTCGAACGGCATTCCTGACGGTGAACGAATCGTTACGATTGAGGATTCCGCCGAGTTAAAGCTGGCCCATGCGCATTTGGTTACCCTGGAAGCACGTCCGGCGAACTTGGAGGGGCGCGGTCGAATTGATATTCGTGACCTGGTGCGCAACGCACTTCGCATGCGGCCCGACCGTATTGTGGTGGGCGAGTGTCGCGGGGCGGAAGCGTTCGACATGCTGGCCGCCATGAACACAGGGCATGAAGGATCGTTAACGACATTGCATGCCAATACTGCCCGGGACGCATTGGGTCGTTTGGAAACCATGATTCTGATGGCGGGTATGGATCTGCCTCTGGCAGCAGTGCGTGAGCATATTGCAGGTAGCATCGATTTAATCGTGCAGCAAGCGCGCTTGGCCTCAGGTCGTCGCTTGATTACTGCCATTGTCGAAGTCACCGGCATTGAAAGCGGGCGCATTCAAACGCAAACTCTATTTGAATTTCAACCAGGCAATCCGCCTGTGTTTCAAGGATGTGGATTGATTCCGGAATGTTTTAGTGCACAGATGCAGCATGATGCGGGCCTTGAACCGGCGGTTTTTAGCGCCCGCACTATCGCCAATGAAAGTACCGGTGTGCTGTCGAACGAAGGCGCATAA
- a CDS encoding type II and III secretion system protein family protein yields the protein MFLRYLPLISVILFIALQARPAYGATETLLKLQVGEVRVLAVPDVARVAVGDGHVLNAVTTEEKEVIVFARNAGSSALQIWSANGVRHGYQVDVAPEGARQTQQELRLVLERIPNAQVSAVGDKLVVEGDDLSDGDRRRLAELAERYPQLVDFTSHVGWDRMVLLDVEVVEVPRSQLRELGVRWDTETQGGLSAGVAWEGASSRLEMRPAENPLTLPFPATVAAGYFGANALLSARVKAMAQTGEAVVLAQPQLLARSGATAEFLAGGEVPYSTVDANGNTNTAFKPYGVSLRITPQIEGNDVVRSHIEVEVSSIDPALSIPTGPSLKTRRAATEFNVRSGQTLVLAGFLSREMSENVDAVPGLGSIPILGELFRSTRYQKRETELAIFVTPRVVGANQIQLAERIRKGRAHVDMAFPEAPVMNMPLVSSEDPLPMPTWANSQYEN from the coding sequence ATGTTTTTGCGTTATTTACCGTTAATCAGTGTGATCTTGTTTATTGCGTTACAGGCCCGGCCTGCCTATGGGGCAACCGAGACGTTGCTTAAATTGCAGGTCGGGGAGGTCCGTGTACTGGCCGTTCCAGACGTTGCACGTGTTGCCGTCGGCGATGGTCATGTGTTGAATGCGGTTACAACCGAGGAAAAAGAAGTGATTGTTTTCGCGCGCAATGCCGGGTCTAGTGCTTTGCAAATCTGGTCGGCCAATGGTGTGCGTCATGGCTACCAAGTCGATGTAGCGCCTGAAGGCGCGCGACAGACTCAGCAAGAGTTGCGCTTGGTGCTTGAGCGCATTCCCAACGCACAGGTTTCCGCGGTGGGCGACAAGTTAGTGGTAGAAGGAGATGATTTATCGGATGGCGATCGCCGACGTCTGGCGGAACTTGCGGAGCGTTACCCCCAGCTTGTTGATTTCACGAGCCATGTTGGGTGGGACCGCATGGTATTGCTCGATGTGGAAGTAGTCGAGGTGCCTCGGTCTCAGTTAAGGGAGTTGGGTGTACGCTGGGATACGGAAACACAGGGCGGTTTGAGCGCGGGCGTGGCCTGGGAGGGCGCGTCCTCAAGGTTGGAAATGCGCCCGGCGGAAAACCCTTTAACGTTGCCTTTTCCGGCTACCGTGGCGGCGGGTTACTTTGGCGCCAATGCCTTATTGTCGGCACGCGTTAAAGCCATGGCGCAAACCGGGGAGGCGGTGGTGCTGGCACAGCCTCAGTTATTGGCTCGCAGCGGGGCGACGGCCGAGTTTTTAGCGGGCGGTGAAGTTCCTTATTCAACGGTTGACGCCAATGGCAACACCAACACGGCGTTCAAGCCTTATGGGGTTTCGTTGCGTATTACGCCGCAAATCGAAGGCAACGACGTAGTTAGATCACATATTGAGGTCGAAGTCAGCTCAATTGACCCAGCACTGTCCATTCCCACTGGGCCGTCTCTTAAAACACGACGTGCAGCCACTGAGTTCAATGTTCGATCCGGGCAAACTTTGGTGTTGGCCGGTTTTCTGTCACGTGAGATGTCTGAAAACGTTGATGCGGTGCCCGGTTTAGGCAGTATTCCCATTCTGGGCGAACTGTTTCGCTCAACGCGCTATCAAAAACGTGAGACCGAATTGGCAATTTTTGTGACACCTCGTGTGGTGGGTGCTAACCAGATACAGTTGGCGGAACGGATAAGAAAGGGGCGGGCACATGTTGATATGGCTTTTCCCGAGGCGCCGGTAATGAATATGCCGTTGGTGTCGTCAGAAGACCCACTTCCTATGCCGACATGGGCCAATTCCCAATATGAAAATTGA
- the cpaB gene encoding Flp pilus assembly protein CpaB — protein sequence MMNHPVFMRRRAISLRTWVILAVAIGSGVLAALTAKQHLNSRERQLAEQAAVPMVQRVVAARPLAAGVIIESEHLATRAYPAHLVSSDSVSPETHMLLVGRALRVDLQAGDPVLEAHTRLQSTAPFSSRLQKGRRAITLPVDVINSVSGLLSPGDLIDLYVSFDYQRRRITAPLLQGVLVLATGTQVQQVGNGLAQDEYTAGSGVSRLGGFSTVTLDTSPEDAVKLVAARQGGTITAVLRRQDDIHASQRAVRGDLASLLGVARPAPYTFARKRAPVIYGNTKARGLPSLQPSPPKNPQTSGLFDLPYVPGLTSAWRASNAEPSLEPEQEP from the coding sequence ATGATGAACCATCCTGTATTTATGCGCCGGCGTGCGATTTCTTTGCGCACCTGGGTCATTCTAGCCGTCGCGATTGGTTCCGGCGTGCTGGCCGCTTTAACGGCGAAGCAGCATCTGAATAGCCGGGAGCGCCAATTGGCGGAACAGGCGGCTGTGCCCATGGTGCAACGGGTCGTGGCAGCCCGCCCTTTGGCCGCCGGCGTCATTATTGAATCTGAGCATTTGGCTACTCGTGCGTACCCCGCCCATCTTGTTTCCAGTGATAGCGTTTCGCCGGAAACACATATGCTGCTGGTGGGACGGGCGTTGCGGGTCGATTTGCAGGCAGGAGATCCCGTTCTTGAGGCGCACACGCGTTTGCAGTCAACTGCGCCATTTTCTTCACGTCTTCAGAAAGGGCGTCGGGCAATTACGTTGCCGGTTGATGTAATTAATTCGGTTTCCGGTCTACTCAGCCCGGGAGACTTAATTGACTTGTATGTGTCGTTTGATTATCAGCGGCGACGGATCACTGCACCGTTACTGCAAGGCGTTTTGGTATTAGCCACGGGTACTCAGGTGCAGCAGGTGGGGAATGGGCTCGCGCAAGATGAGTACACCGCGGGTTCGGGTGTTTCGCGGTTGGGAGGCTTTTCCACCGTCACCCTGGATACCTCGCCGGAAGATGCTGTGAAGCTGGTGGCGGCGCGTCAAGGGGGAACGATTACCGCAGTCCTTCGACGCCAGGATGACATTCATGCGTCGCAACGTGCGGTGCGGGGGGATCTGGCCAGTTTGCTGGGCGTGGCCCGCCCGGCGCCTTATACCTTCGCCCGTAAACGTGCACCGGTTATCTACGGAAACACCAAAGCGCGTGGTTTACCCAGTTTGCAACCCTCACCTCCGAAGAACCCACAAACCAGTGGATTGTTTGATTTGCCCTATGTGCCTGGGTTAACGAGTGCCTGGCGGGCAAGTAATGCAGAACCGTCCCTTGAGCCTGAACAGGAGCCTTGA